From Kiritimatiellia bacterium:
GTTGGTGGTCATGTTTGACGCGCAGAGCGTGCGCCGGGCGGCCGGCATACAGGCGCGGGTGCTGAATGAAATAATTGACGAGCTTTTCAAAACCCGGCGCGTGACGGAAGGCCGGCTGGTGGAGCTGCTTGGGCATACCCGGCTGGAGGTGTTTTTCGGAATGTTGCTCGGCGTCTTTGTGGCCCTGCTGCTTCATTCCCTGTAAGCTTTACCACTTCCGGCGCACGGGAATATTTTCCGCGGCCAGCGCTTCCTTGATCTGGCGGATGGTGTATTTGCCGGAATGGATCATGCTGGCGATAATGGCCGCTTCGGCGCAGCCCTCGGTGAAAATTTTTGCCAGATGTTCGGGTTTGCCCGCGCCGCCGGAAGCCACCACCGGCACGGGAACACTCCGTGCAATCAGCCTGGTAAGGTTAATCTCATAACCCTCCTGCGTGCCGTCGGCGTCAACCGAATTGACCACGATTTCTCCCGCGCCCAGATCAACGGCCTTTTTTGCCCAGGAGAGCGCGTCCAGGCCGGTTCTTTCCCGGAAACCGCGGATCGTGATTTCATATCCGCATGCGCATTTTTCTTTTGCCACCCGCACCGGGTCCATGCCCAGGACGATGCATTGCGATCCGAAAGCCCGGGCCCCCTCCCTGATGATAAGCGGATTTTTCACCGCCAGCGAGTTGATGGATATTTTTTCGGCGCCGGCCAGCAGGACGCGTTCCATGTCGGGCAGGGCTGAAATGCCGCCGCCGACCGCGAAGGGAATGTGCACGGCGCGCGCCACT
This genomic window contains:
- the hisF gene encoding imidazole glycerol phosphate synthase subunit HisF: MLTKRIIPCLDIRDKKVTKGVRFQGNVDVGDPVEMAAAYSADGCDEIVVYDITASAENRPIDLEMVREVARAVHIPFAVGGGISALPDMERVLLAGAEKISINSLAVKNPLIIREGARAFGSQCIVLGMDPVRVAKEKCACGYEITIRGFRERTGLDALSWAKKAVDLGAGEIVVNSVDADGTQEGYEINLTRLIARSVPVPVVASGGAGKPEHLAKIFTEGCAEAAIIASMIHSGKYTIRQIKEALAAENIPVRRKW